Part of the Deltaproteobacteria bacterium genome, TGATCCGGCTTGGTCTGCATGCCCCCTAGTTCGCTCTCGCTGGCCTCTGTCAACAACGCCGATCGCTCACCGGTTACGGTTCAACGCGTGGACGGACATCCCCTCCCTGCAGACACCACAGAAGCAGCCCCGAAAGAAGCACGTACAGACAGTCCTGCTCGCTTGCAAGAATTGACAGTCACAGAACGTCGCCCAACGACCGCCGCGTCCTCGGACACCGTCCGTGCCCGTGATTACGAGTTACGCCCACATACCACCACGCAGGAAATTCTCAACAACCTGCCAGGTCTGGTGGCAAGCCAACACGCTGGCGGCGGGAAAGCGATGCAGTATTTTCTCCGCGGTTTCGACAATGATCACGGCACCGATGTCGCACTTTTTGTCGATGGTATCCCGGTCAACATGGTGAGTCATGCACACGGCCAAGGCTATGCCGACCTGAACTTTCTCATTCCTGAGGTTGTTGATCGAGTCGAATTTTCAAAAGGATCGTACGCCGCGCAGTGGGGCGATTTCGCCAACTCTGGAGCGGTCAATTTCATCACCAAAGACAATGCGGCAGAAAACTCGCTGCAAGCGCTCGGCGGTTCCTTTAACACCATGCGTTACACTGCGGTGCTCTCACCGAAGCTCGGTCCGGTGCAGAGTCTACTCGCGAGCGAGGTCTATTTTTCTGACGGTCCATTCAAGAACCCAGAAAACTATCGTCGCTATAATTTATTCGGCAAGTTTACTCTCGCCCCGACACCAGAGTCGAAACTGACACTGTGGGCCTCAACCCACGATGGGGATTGGGACGCTTCTGGTCAGCTTCCGCTCCGCGAAGTCCGCGCGGGTCGCCTCAATCGCTTTGGCGCGCTTGATCCTACTGAAGGCGGGCGTTCCGACCGACAGAATCTCAATCTGATCTACACGTACACGCCACGTGCCCAAGAGAGTTGGTTCGTACAATTGTATGGTAGTCGCTACAAGCTCCGCTTGTTCTCAAACTTCACGTTTTTCACGAGAGATCCGAATCGCGGCGACGGCATCAATCAAGACGACAGTCGCATCATGTACGGCGGTCGTATTCACTATGACCGGTTGTGGTCACTGCGTGAGCTACCGGTCAAGACTACGATTGGCTTCGAAACGCGCAACGACGATGCTAACGTCGGCCTCTTTCGCCAACAGCGCCGCCAACGCCTCGCCACCACGAATGCGGTCAATATCGAAGAACGTTCGTTCAGTGGGTACGTCCAACAAGAATTTTTTTGGCGTGAATGGTTACGGTTACAGCTCGCTGTGCGCGGGGATCTCTTCTTCTTCGATGTCAACGATCGACGTCCTTCACGAGCCACATCAGCGCCTCGCCTCCGCGGAAACACTGTTGATGGTATCGTCAATCCCAAAGCAAACCTGATCCTCTCTCCATTCGTCAATAAAAACACCCTCTGGCGCTCTACCGAATTCTTTCTCAACTTTGGTATGGAATATCACTCTAATGACGCTCGTGACGCGGTACGACGTGGAAGCACGCCCCTGGCACGCGCAACTGGTGGAGAATTCGGGATACGAACGAATCTCTGGGACCGGCTCGACCTTGCCACCTCGTTGTGGCTGCTCGATTTGAACAGCGAGTTGGTCTTTGTCGGTGATGAAGGCACCACGGAAGCGAGTGGTCCGACGCGACGCTGGGGTGTCGACTTCGAGGTACGGTATCGGCTGCTCCCTTGGCCCCTGGCAGACCTTGATCTCACCTATGCTGATC contains:
- a CDS encoding TonB-dependent receptor; its protein translation is MPPSSLSLASVNNADRSPVTVQRVDGHPLPADTTEAAPKEARTDSPARLQELTVTERRPTTAASSDTVRARDYELRPHTTTQEILNNLPGLVASQHAGGGKAMQYFLRGFDNDHGTDVALFVDGIPVNMVSHAHGQGYADLNFLIPEVVDRVEFSKGSYAAQWGDFANSGAVNFITKDNAAENSLQALGGSFNTMRYTAVLSPKLGPVQSLLASEVYFSDGPFKNPENYRRYNLFGKFTLAPTPESKLTLWASTHDGDWDASGQLPLREVRAGRLNRFGALDPTEGGRSDRQNLNLIYTYTPRAQESWFVQLYGSRYKLRLFSNFTFFTRDPNRGDGINQDDSRIMYGGRIHYDRLWSLRELPVKTTIGFETRNDDANVGLFRQQRRQRLATTNAVNIEERSFSGYVQQEFFWREWLRLQLAVRGDLFFFDVNDRRPSRATSAPRLRGNTVDGIVNPKANLILSPFVNKNTLWRSTEFFLNFGMEYHSNDARDAVRRGSTPLARATGGEFGIRTNLWDRLDLATSLWLLDLNSELVFVGDEGTTEASGPTRRWGVDFEVRYRLLPWPLADLDLTYADPRFRTGQASAVPLAPTLLLNSGLTAQFTYGFSGALRVRYLDDRPATEDRSLTARGYLLLDLILKYRWRSVEASLQVLNLTDTDWRQTQFATSSCVRREVGVDSRCPLGGNGEGIPYINFVPGAPVNVRGGLTVFF